From Osmerus eperlanus chromosome 16, fOsmEpe2.1, whole genome shotgun sequence:
NNNNNNNNNNNNNNNNNNNNNNNNNNNNNNNNNNNNNNNNNNNNNNNNNNNNNGGACGGCTCCCACCACCTCGTCTGTTATCAGAgccggaggctggaggctgtgaGAAACCATGGGTGTATAATAATTGTTTTAACCCTAACAGAAGCTTCAGAGGATGAGCAGGGAacaaggaggggatgggagaggaggagaggggaggggaggagaaaaggggagggggaaaggggagaggagagcagaggggaatggaagggaggagagaaggggagatgtagagggagggggggggggtgggaggtgggtaaagtaaagaggaggggacaggaagtaagctccagaacaggaagtgtgtacAGGCCTTTATAAACTCCCGTATCCAATGTTTACACCTCACAAGAAATATCAACCCATCACACTCTTTTCTCACACGCGATCACATCTTTTCAGACCCGctctcttctcacacacacacacacacacactctcctctctcctcgcacGCCAGAAGAAACCAGGCTGACAGGACTGGACGGCTCCCACCACCTCGTCTGTTATCAGAgccggaggctggaggctgtgcCGGGACTGTGGACGCTGTCCGAAGCCTGAGACTCGTGGTGATCTGATGCCTCAGTTCTCCTGCAGGATCATGTCTGTGTTCCAGGAGGATGTGAGTGGACTGTAgcttgcagcagcagcagtgtttGTGAGTACCTGGAAGGTGCAGCTTTTCTGGGGGACACATTACCTCCACAGCAGTGTTAACAGCAAGTCCAGGACAGCGTCCCTCGCCCCCAGCCGCTCCCGTCTGACCTCCAGGAGGCGCCATGTACAGCAGCAGCCTCCCCCCCCGGGGGAAGCTCTCCCCCCAGGGCAGAAAGACGCTGCAGCGCTCCCAGGGCAAGAGCTGTGGCTACTACCTCCGCAtcgccttcttcttctcctccctcatccagtCACTCATCATCGTGGGCTGGTGCTCTTCCTCGTCTACGGCAAGCCGCAGGACTCTGCCTCGGAGACGAGGATCCGGGATCTGGAGGGCAGCTTCAACCGCATGTCCATGTCCAATCAGGCGCTGCGGGAGCAGAGGACCAACCTGTCTCGCCAGCTCAACGCCACGCTGTTGGAGAATAGGGGGGTTCTGGCCCAGCTGAGACACCTGGCGGAGAAGTCCAGGCAGGGGTTCAAGTTCCTCAATGGCAGCCTggtgagatggagaggtggtggaggtggaggggtggaggggagggagagaatggatGAAGAGATGGTTTGGGAGATTTGTCTTGAAGCGTTTGGAATAGAGGGGATTAGTAAAGATGGCTGGTTGTGTGGGATTAGAAATTAAATACTATGGGATTCACATTTAGAAAATGTGTTAGATTAAGCTAAATATGAATCTGGATTAATCCCACACTCCTACCTTTAATCAACAGAGAAAAGATACGTATTAGGTATACAAATATACTTCAATGTTTAATATGCTGTGATTTTAGCTGATGTGCCGGGTCGCGGAAGAGATCTTGTGGTGTTAGCTGAtgatgttgtggttgttgtcgtGTGAACAGATGAGATGTGAGCTGGAGAATAAGTCGTTGAGGTCTCGtgtcctcacctgtcctccccccatctcccctttcGCACGGTCAGGTGAGCACGCACAGCAACACAACCTTTTATCCACTTTCAGTTATTATTCAGGTTTTATTCACAGGAGGCAGTTGTAAAGCTGTTCTAATGTTCCTACAGGAAACTACAATAAAATAAGATAACTAAAATAGTTACGATCAAAATCCTCCCTCCCTTACGATCACTTTGTATAAGAGCACCTGCTGAATGAACACATTATCATCATCGTCATAACAACAGGTTGTGTTTGTATCCAGGAGAGAAGACTCAGTCGCAGAGTCTCCTGAACTGCGAGGCGAAGAACCGATTGGTCCACTCCAACTTCTCCCAGACCAATCAGCACCTGCGAATCACTCTGGACCGGGCGTCCCAGGAGCGGGACACCCTCCACCTGGACACCATCTCCCTCCGCAGGGATGTGGCCTCGCTGACCAATCAGCTGGAGCAGTACACCAGGAAGTGCAAGGAGGACTTTGCCCAATCGCTGGGCGGCATCTCCGACGTGTCCAAGGCTTTCCTGGAGAAGATTGACTCGCTGGTGCCGCAATTCGTGCCCTTCCAGCTCTCCTGTGAGAAACAGCGCAACCACCTGGAGCAGATCCAGACCAACTGCTCCAGTTTGTCCAGAGAGGTACCGAGATGAGCTACTTAGAATCTGAACTTTCCACCTCTTGCTCTGCAGCCCATaccctctaaccactgagcccccccacccccacccccacgttTCTCCTTGAAGGTAGAGACCAAGTTCCAGCGCTACCTGGACAATATGGGTACGCGAGTGTCAGAGATCCAGGCCCAGAGCAGCCGGCTGGAGGGCAGTAACACCCGCCTGGAGGAAGACCTCCACTGGTGCAGACGCAACCGCAGCAGCCTGATGGTGGAGCATGCGTCCACCCTGAGGAGGAGCCAGGAGAGACACgaccaggagaaggagagcatCCTGGAGGACCTTAAGatcaagagaggagagatggcgcTGAAGGACGCGCTGCTGAGGGTGCAGACCGCCGACATCAACATCCTGAAGGAGAGCATGAAGCGACTCAACGCCAGCTGCCCCAAGgtagggctgggaggggggttaGGGCGGTTTAGACCAGTTTAGACCTGATTAGACTGGTTTAGGCTAGTTTAGACCTGTGTAACTTACTCACCAGGGAATGCTTGATTGACAGTGCGTTCTGATGAGAGTGATGTTCCTCTTGGTTCTGTTGCAGCATGGTGGTTTTCCTCCATCCAGCAGGACCGATTCTGCTGCTGGATTTGGGGCAGGCTCTCTAGGGACAGGATTTGGCGGTGCAGGGATCAGCAGTTCGGGGCCAGGTGTACTTGGTCCCAACAgcagggggtctggaggggcgGGGCCAGCAGGAACTGGGTCTGTAGGAGCGGGGCCAGCGGGAACTGGGTCTGGTGGCTCGTTGTCAATCGGACGAATGGGCGGAGCTCCTTCTACGGGCCACAGCTTCAGTCAAGGTGAGACTCCAGACACCTGCGTGATCACAGACCACATGACCAGCAGGAGCGACGGGTCCCACCTGGACTGCTcacgtttttgtttgtttgtttgtctgtttggtgGAGGCATCGTTTGTTTTGTCACATTGTTATATATTCCTGACCTCATTCGATTTTGAAATGGAAGTGTCTGTACAaacccttcatcctcctctctttgtctgttgTCTTATTCCCatattcctctcttcctctctcctggtgTCATCTGGTCCTCCTGGTGTCATCTGGTCCTCCTGGTGTCATCTGGTCCTCCTGGTGTCATCTGGTCCTCCTGGTATCATCTGGTCCTCCTGGTGTCATCTGGTCCTCCTGGTATCATCTGGTCCTCCTGGTGTCATCTGGTCCTCCTGGTATCATCTGGTCCTCCTGGTGTCCTCTTTTTCTGGTCACAGCTAGCATGACCCAGCTGCTGAAGGATCTGCAAAGCTACGCCAAACCATCTGTCTGAGAGTAAGTATCACAGGACACAGGCGGTACATGCAGCCTCTAGACCAGAGACAACAAGCCCTAAtcatgtccatctgtctgtatctctcctcccctctcctccacacccactcctccctccccgcccctccacacccactcctccctcccctcccctctcctccacacccactcctccctcccctcccctcccctctcctccacacccactcctccctccccacccctcccctctcctccacacccactcctccctccccacccctcccctctcctccacacccactcctccctacacgcccctcccctctcctccacacccactcctccctccccgcccctctcttCTCATATCTTCagagtctctcctctcccttccccagaGTATCTGGCTGATACAGGAGATCGCAGCTTACAAACATGGAGGATGACACATCTACCAAGAATGGCAATATGTATTTTAGTTTAACATGTTATTATtgtaaaatattattttaaagTTAGCTTGCAGTCTAATACTGTATATTCAACATTTGCACTACATTGCAAAAAATAGTTTGTAAACATCTGACATCTTTGAGATGTTCTGTATTGCATGAACTGTTCTGTACATACTTGTTTTACAGTCATTAAAATCATCCTCTTCAAAGGACTCCCAAGGTCGTTATTGTCTGGGTGTATGCCATCCTGTTAAGAACAGACCCACCTGCATGCCAGTGTCGTCCGTGTGTTTAAAGACAGGATTCACATTCAGGAGGGAAGTGGATGTTTGTGCAGATCCACGTCATCCATTGTGAAGatatttattcaatttacaagCATCTCCAAACATCTGAGACATGTACTGGCACAGCTCTGCTTTCTGTCAACTGTGTTTACGTTTATCAAGGACCTACCCTCCACCTCCTgccgggggggtggaggtggagggtgggtggagggggagggtgggtggagggggagggggggtggagagggagggtgggtggagggggagggggggtggagggggagggggggtggagagggagggtgggtggagggggagggggggtggaggaggagggtgggtggagggggagggggggtggagagggagggtgggtggagggggagggggggtggccgGGCTGAAACAGTTCCAGATCCACCGGAGGGATGAACAAGATGAGGAGTGCTCCATTTTACACTTCATttaacagatgcttttatcaAAAACAACATACCACATCTACAATACTGCATATATCATTTGACTCAAATGAGCACATAGGCtatctgtgtgttttgattcCAGGGAGAATAAAAATAGAGTTCTATTCAAACATGTTCTGATTCTGAGTTCAGCAGAGGAAGAAAACAGACGATGATTCCAGGAGAACAAACTTCCTGCAGGATCAGGAACAAACTTCCTGCAGGATCAGGGCTTATTTCAGACATGATTGTCTGGGCGCCAATTAATGAAGTTGGTTAGAGCCGAGTTCTGTCCTGTCTGAAGGAAATCCTCTGTTTAACTCTGGAGTGTTCCAGTAAGGGTAGGAGTCAAGAGGGAACAGGGGGCCTGgtggggctgaggctagggctgaggctggggctgaggctggggctgaggctggggctgaggctgggagggctgaggctggggctgagggtgggagggctgaggctggggctgaggctggggctggggctgaggctgggagggctgaggctggggctggggctgagggtgggagggctgaggctggggctgggagggctgaggctggggctgggagggctgaggctggggctgaggttgaGGTTTGGGGCTAGAAGAGAGGCTTGTGCTGGGATAGGGTCAAGAGATGGGTTAGgattagggctggggctggatctCTGTCTGATGGTAGACTGGCATGTCATTTGCTGGGTCTGGACCTgcgggatctgtgtgtgtgtggagggtgctgGGGTCAGACCTACTGTACCCAGCCTGCAGAATGTAATCCAGCTGTGTTAGGGTGGCGTGTGCTTGAGgcactggggggactggggggggggggggggtgtttgtgtttgtgtcacacCCCAATAGACAGGAAGTGGAATAGTTGTACGCCTGTAATTGTTCCCTTCTTCCTCGCAGGGGCACTGACCTCCGACCTCTTTTGTCTTCGGCCCGCTGAGAACTCTCTCCAACCCAGAGGGCTGATTGTGTTTCCTAATGGCCtgactccctccagccctccatccctccagtcctctcgtCCTGCAGTCCTCCAGTCCACCAGTCCTGCAGTCCTGCAGTcctgcagccctccagccctccactcctccagtcCTGCAGCCCTCCAgtcgtcctccagccctccagtcctccagccctccagtcctccagtcctccagccctccagtcctccagccctccagtcctccagtcctccagccctccagtcctccagccctccagtcctccagccctccagccctccagtcctccagtcctccagccctccagccctccagtcctccagccctccagtcctccagccctccagtcctgcagtcctccagcccctccagtcctccagccatccagtcctccagccctccagtcctccagccctccagtcctccagccctccagtcctgcagtcctccagcccctccagtcctccagcccctccagtcctccagcccctccagtcctccagccctccagtcccatgtgtgtatgtgtgtgttacatagCTTGTGTGTGAGGTCTGGTCAACTAAGCTGAGAGGAAGTAATTAATTAGAAAGCTGGTGGTTCTAGAACGTTCCACATCCGCATTTAGGGAAACAGTGTGTGAAAGTGAGCAGCTGGAATGCTAGTTAAGTCAGAAGGTTCTGGAATGATACACTAACGAGAATACGTTTCTCCTCTTAGTTTCTCTGAGACAAAAGTACGCCTTACTCAGATAATAATACACTATGTGTACCCCAAACATTTAACACATACCCTTGCAAAAacgttgttttattattgttattttcgTATTTTAGATTTGATCTGCAGTCTAAAGCTATACCGTACTGCTCTAGTGAAGAGATAAGACAACATCACAGTTCTTAACCCAGAAAAAGTTTCAAAAAGGTACAAAACAGAAAGTTAAAAACAGAaagttaaaaaaagaaacataaaTTCTGAAGCAACATCCACATCaaccctgacctttgacctccgaCTGGAGACGTCAGACAGGTCAGGGTTGAAAGGTGTTTTCCTGACGCCTGTAACCAGGAAGTGCATTAGCTTGGCCTGTGCCCAGGTGTAGCAGCAAAACGTTGGTTGCGATATTTCACGACCTCCACAGCCTGTCACAGCACTGGCCGGGGGACAGTCAACCAGACCTGACCTGTCCTGCTGGGTTTACGTTTGTTTTTTAAAATCTCCgtttagtatatatatatatttttttttttgtggggtaTAAAAACATCGTCCCTTACCGCATACTTTAACCTTCAGTCGGTACCGAAGCTGCGCTTGTGCAGTTAGCTACGGTTGCAGGCAGGACTCCCTATTGAGATAGGCCTCCAGGCCTGCTACGTCCTCTAATTCTGCATATTAAAAGTATTCAGCCAGTAAATTCTAAACACCCAGATCAGCTAATTAGAACAGTTAACTAGTacacagacatcccaagtctcccgggtTGCGTCCCAGGGGGGAGCTACCTCCCgggaatgagtctctgcaggttgggatgtctgagtACAGCAGGTTGGTGCCATCTCCTGGCTGTGACAAACACGGTAATACTTCTACAGTTAACTTTTACATCTCTACCTTTAGGATGGTGAGCTCACTAAGCTGTTATTATCCCACTGCCCTCTGGCGGTCATGGTGATGTACTGCACCTACCGCGCTGTTCTGGAGCAGGTGAGGGAACAGATAGAAACaggatgaaaggagggagggagggggaggagggaggagagagagagagaaacatgtaGGCAATCTCTTCAGCTTGGCACCATCTAGCGGCGTTCATGAATAACTTTCACTTTACAGTTGGACGCTGCATTGTTTAGGACCGTCAAGATGAATGGATTCAGCCAGAAGACCGCTCGTGCACATCCCTCTAAACCAGAACACCCGTCCCGTCTCCATAACAACGTCCCTGTACGTTTTCGTCTTATCTTCCTCACCGGCCTGGTTCATGCGAACCGGATCACACGGCATGAATAATTTAGCGGATGTAATGCAATAACTTGTTTACCGAGAAAAtcaaaaagtaggcctacatgagaTGTGAGCAAATGATGCTCTTTAATTTGTACATATCGCCATGCCATGCACATAGCTCCAGGAGAGAGGCTTGATTTGAGGGACTTGATAGGCCTAGTCACTATAAAGAGCCCCAGTGTGATCATCCATCAAGTTGTTACTGAAACTTCTGATTAAAAACAACTCCTTCAATCCATATAAATATAAAACTATCATAGAAACTTCAGTTCCTAGAATAACCCCCACACAGACAGCGCGTGGGCCGTGGGCTGGGTAGAGCCCGCGCCTTGTGTCTATTCAGGGTGTAACTGACATATGTCATACTGAATTGATGGACAATTGATGTGCAAATGTTGACAGAGATCAAACATTGACACAAAGTCACCACTGAACAAACAGATGGCTAGTGTTGATAAGGTATAGCATACACATAACAATAGTGAGCATTAACAGTCAAGCGCAACGGCCCATTATGCGGCCATTTGGTAAAATGTCGATGATTATCAACTGTCTGACTTGTCTAGCCCAACGGTTGCCGCATGTAAGACGCAGGCACATGAAAACATGTCGACACACGGTGTAACACCGTCGGTGTTTTTTTATCCCGGTATACTGCGCGGGACGCGGTGTTCCCCTCCGTCCTCTGTCGTCACTGCCACAGAGGAGTGATGCGTGCGTTCCTTCATCAGGTGGAGCTTTCCCGAGCCTTGTCATACCACGGTCATGCGAATGTACTGTCGCTGTAACGGACAGCTACGCGGGCATCACGAGCCTCTCACTTGTCGGTCTATGAATCTAAACTCTAGCAGGGCAGCATGACGGGCGCGGGAGGAGGTGAGACCGACGCCACCGTACACAGCAGCAACGACACCGGGGCAacggagaggatggagagggcgGCTGTTACCGGAGATACTGGACTGAAGAAAGAGCAGATGACTTCATCCAAACCTGCGGGGGTCCTGGGTGAGTACGCTGGCCCATGCCAACATGATGACGCGAGAATTTCCCTTCGTGATTGCACGCATCGGTAAAGCTACGACTTACCTTATGTGTATGTATTGTCCCGGGAATTACAACATTAAGAATCGTCTCGGGAGGAACATAACTCATTCACGTAAGACAGTGCAGGAGTCTCCCGGTGACCGTCAGTTAGGGGCTCATCGTGTCCCGGAGGCTGCATTCCTCCAGGCGCAGAGCgggcggggagaggagagcaggcggTCCACAGGTGACTGGACCGGGACTGAAGCTCCACGGAGCCGCATGCGTCTAGAATCAAACAAACCGCTGGGCTGTTTGATTCGGTAAAACTGTTGCTAGCTCAGAGGTCTGTGAAATTTGGGATTGACACATTGATCAGCCAAGTCGGAATATGGAA
This genomic window contains:
- the LOC134036695 gene encoding LOW QUALITY PROTEIN: plasmalemma vesicle-associated protein-like (The sequence of the model RefSeq protein was modified relative to this genomic sequence to represent the inferred CDS: inserted 1 base in 1 codon), producing MYSSSLPPRGKLSPQGRKTLQRSQGKSCGYYLRIAFFFSSLIQSLIIVXLVLFLVYGKPQDSASETRIRDLEGSFNRMSMSNQALREQRTNLSRQLNATLLENRGVLAQLRHLAEKSRQGFKFLNGSLMRCELENKSLRSRVLTCPPPISPFARSGEKTQSQSLLNCEAKNRLVHSNFSQTNQHLRITLDRASQERDTLHLDTISLRRDVASLTNQLEQYTRKCKEDFAQSLGGISDVSKAFLEKIDSLVPQFVPFQLSCEKQRNHLEQIQTNCSSLSREVETKFQRYLDNMGTRVSEIQAQSSRLEGSNTRLEEDLHWCRRNRSSLMVEHASTLRRSQERHDQEKESILEDLKIKRGEMALKDALLRVQTADINILKESMKRLNASCPKHGGFPPSSRTDSAAGFGAGSLGTGFGGAGISSSGPGVLGPNSRGSGGAGPAGTGSGGSLSIGRMGGAPSTGHSFSQASMTQLLKDLQSYAKPSV